In one window of Nicotiana tabacum cultivar K326 chromosome 12, ASM71507v2, whole genome shotgun sequence DNA:
- the LOC107812786 gene encoding plastocyanin A'/A'' yields MATVTSAAVAIPSFTGLKAGASSTSRVSTTAKVAAATPVTKLAVKASLKDVGAVVVATAASAMLASNAMAIEVLLGSDDGGLAFVPGNFSVSAGEKITFKNNAGFPHNVVFDEDEIPAGVDVSKISMPEEEYLNGPGETYSVTLSEKGTYTFYCAPHQGAGMVGKVTVN; encoded by the coding sequence ATGGCCACAGTTACCTCTGCTGCTGTTGCTATCCCATCTTTCACCGGCCTTAAGGCTGGTGCTTCCTCAACTTCCAGAGTTAGCACCACCGCCAAGGTGGCTGCTGCCACCCCCGTCACCAAGTTGGCCGTAAAGGCATCTTTGAAAGATGTCGGTGCTGTTGTTGTCGCCACCGCTGCTAGTGCAATGCTTGCTAGCAATGCCATGGCTATTGAAGTGTTGCTTGGTAGCGATGATGGCGGTCTTGCTTTTGTTCCTGGAAACTTCAGTGTTAGCGCCGGTGAGAAAATTACGTTTAAGAACAATGCCGGGTTCCCTCACAACGTTGTATTTGACGAAGATGAAATCCCAGCTGGTGTGGATGTAAGTAAGATTTCCATGCCTGAAGAGGAATATCTGAATGGACCAGGGGAGACTTACTCTGTCACTTTGAGTGAGAAAGGAACTTACACCTTCTACTGTGCGCCTCACCAGGGAGCTGGAATGGTTGGCAAAGTTACTGTAAACTAA
- the LOC107812789 gene encoding phospholipase D delta, translated as MADENCENVIHLHGDLDLKILEARRLPNMDLVTERLRRCFTALDVCRKPFTRRRRKGHHRKIITSDPYVTVCLSGATVARTRVISNCQDPVWNEHFKIPLAHPVSVVEFQVKDNDVFGADYIGVATVPAQKIKSGELIDDWFPIIGPYGKPPKPDCAIRLQMKFTHCNGNPVYNSGISEDYGLKESYFPVRHGGSVTLYQDAHVPDGMLPEIKLDDNKVFEHSKCWEDICHAILEAHHLVYIVGWSIFHKVKLVREPSKPLPSGGDLTLGDLLKYKSEEGVRVLLLVWDDKTSHSKFFIQTDGLMCTHDEETRKFFKHSSVTCVLSPRYASSKLSIFKQQVVGTLYTHHQKCVIVDTQASGNNRKITAFLGGLDLCDGRYDTPEHRLFCDLDTVFKDDYHNPTFCAGTKGPRQPWHDLHCKVEGPAAYDVLTNFEQRWRKATKWSELGRRLKRISHWHDDALIKIERISWIISPSSSVPNDDQSLWVSKEEDPENWHVQVFRSIDSGSLKGFPKDVFLAESQNLVCAKNLVIDKSIQMGYIQAIRQAQHFIYIENQYFLGSSYAWHSYKDAGADNLIPMELALKIASKIREKERFSVYVVIPMWPEGVPTSASVQEILYWQRQTMKMMYGIIAQELKSSQLKDVHPSDYLNFYCLGNREELHGGSKPNPASSNGDVISASQKFGRFMIYVHAKGMIVDDEYVILGSANINQRSMAGSRDTEIAMGAYQPHHTWANKKKHPHGQVYGYRMSLWAEHMGKLDDCFTKPESLDCVKHVNKVAEDNWNRFTAEEFKPLQGHLLKYPVKVDSDGKVSSLPGHEYFPDVGGKVLGARTNLPDALTT; from the exons atggcGGATGAGAATTGTGAAAATGTGATACATCTACATGGAGACCTTGATTTGAAGATTCTAGAAGCGCGACGGTTACCTAATATGGATTTGGTCACCGAACGTCTACGTcgttgctttacagcattagatGTTTGCCGGAAACCGTTCACTCGCCGGCGCCGGAAAGGTCATCACCGGAAAATCATAACTAGCGATCCGTATGTTACTGTTTGCTTATCCGGCGCTACTGTGGCGCGTACGCGCGTGATTTCGAACTGTCAGGATCCTGTTTGGAACGAGCATTTCAAAATCCCGCTAGCTCATCCTGTTTCCGTTGTTGAATTCCAGGTTAAGGATAACGACGTTTTCGGAGCGGATTACATCGGCGTTGCCACCGTTCCAGCTCAGAAGATCAAGTCCGGCGAGCTCATTGATGATTGGTTCCCTATAATTGGACCTTACGGTAAACCTCCAAAGCCTGATTGTGCTATTAGACTCCAAATGAAATTCACACATTGCAACGGTAATCCGGTATATAACAGCGGCATATCAGAGGATTACGGCTTAAAAGAGAGTTATTTTCCGGTGAGGCACGGAGGATCGGTTACTTTATATCAGGACGCGCACGTGCCAGATGGAATGTTGCCGGAGATTAAATTGGATGATAACAAGGTGTTCGAGCATAGTAAGTGTTGGGAAGATATATGCCATGCGATATTGGAGGCACATCATTTGGTGTATATAGTTGGGTGGTCAATATTTCATAAGGTGAAGCTGGTGAGGGAGCCAAGTAAGCCGTTGCCGAGCGGTGGGGATTTGACACTTGGGGACTTGCTTAAGTATAAATCGGAGGAAGGAGTGAGGgtattgttgttggtttgggatGATAAGACTTCTCACAGCAAATTCTTCATTCAAACG GATGGACTGATGTGTACTCATGATGAAGAAACTCGGAAATTTTTCAAGCACTCATCTGTCACTTGTGTGCTGTCACCTCGTTATGCAAGCAGTAAGCTAAGCATTTTCAAGCAACAG GTGGTTGGAACCCTTTATACGCACCATCAGAAGTGTGTGATTGTGGACACACAAGCCAGTGGCAACAATCGGAAGATTACAGCTTTCCTTGGTGGTCTAGACCTCTGTGATGGGCGTTATGATACACCTGAGCATAGATTATTCTGTGATCTTGACACAGTCTTCAAGGATGATTATCATAATCCAACATTTtgt GCAGGAACCAAGGGACCTAGACAGCCATGGCATGACTTGCATTGCAAGGTTGAAGGACCTGCTGCATATGATGTGCTCACAAACTTTGAGCAGAGGTGGAGAAAAGCCACAAAATGGTCAGAGTTGGGAAGACGTTTAAAAAGGATATCTCATTGGCATGACGATGCTTTGATCAAAATAGAAAGAATTTCTTGGATTATTAGTCCTTCCTCTTCTGTTCCGAATGATGACCAATCTTTGTGGGTTTCCAAGGAAGAAGATCCTGAAAACTGGCATGTTCAG GTCTTCCGATCTATTGATTCAGGGTCTTTGAAAGGATTTCCTAAAGATGTTTTTTTGGCTGAATCACAG AACCTTGTCTGTGCAAAAAATTTGGTGATCGATAAGAGCATCCAAATGGGATATATTCAGGCAATAAGACAGGCACAACATTTTATCTATATTGAGAATCAATATTTCCTTGGGTCATCATATGCTTGGCATTCATACAAAGACGCAG GTGCTGATAATCTAATTCCCATGGAGCTTGCATTAaagatagccagtaaaattcgGGAAAAAGAGCGATTTTCTGTTTATGTTGTCATTCCAATGTGGCCTGAGGGAGTCCCCACTTCTGCTTCAGTACAAGAAATTCTGTATTGGCAG aggcaaaccatgaaaatgatGTATGGAATCATTGCTCAAGAGCTAAAATCTTCTCAACTTAAGGATGTACATCCTTCTGACTATCTAAACTTCTATTGTCTGGGTAATCGAGAAGAATTACATGGAGGATCAAAGCCAAACCCTGCTTCCTCAAATGGCGATGTG ATCTCAGCTTCCCAGAAATTTGGACGGTTTATGATTTATGTACACGCCAAGGGGATGATAGTGGACGATGAGTATGTTATTTTAGGATCCGCTAATATTAACCAAAGATCTATGGCTGGTTCAAGAGACACAGAGATAGCTATGGGAGCATATCAGCCTCATCACACTTGGGCTAACAAGAAAAAACATCCACATGGCCAG GTATATGGTTATAGAATGTCTCTGTGGGCAGAGCATATGGGCAAGTTAGACGATTGCTTCACAAAGCCAGAAAGTTTGGACTGTGTGAAGCATGTGAATAAGGTTGCTGAAGATAATTGGAACAGATTCACTGCTGAGGAGTTCAAACCTTTACAAGGTCATCTTCTCAAGTACCCAGTCAAAGTAGATTCTGATGGGAAAGTAAGTTCCTTACCTGGTCATGAATATTTTCCTGATGTTGGTGGTAAAGTACTAGGAGCTCGAACCAATCTTCCTGATGCTTTGACCACATGA